CATTGTAAGGAAATAGGATATTTGAGCGTATTTTTGCCCTGATTAGAAGAAAAGAAAAAAACTAAAAATAATAAGAAACAACTATTTGCAATTCAAGTTTATAGTTGTACATTTGCAGCCCGTTTCACGGGATTGAATAGATTAATTGTTAAAAACAGTAGCAGTGGATACACTAAGTTATAAAACCATTTCCGCCAACAAATCTACCGTAAGCAAAGAGTGGTTGTTGGTAGATGCCGAAGGAGAAACGTTGGGTCGTTTATCCTCAAAAGTGGCTAATTTATTGAGAGGAAAGCATAAACCAAGCTTTACTCCACATGTTGATTGCGGTGACAATGTTGTTGTCATCAACGCTGAAAAAATTATCTTGACCGGCAACAAATGGGAAGACAAGACCTACCAAAGGTACACTGGTTATCCAGGTGGACAACGTTTTACTTCTGCAAAGGAGTTGTTGAGTAAAAACCCAGCTGCCATTGTAGAAAAAGCCATCAAAGGAATGCTTCCTAAAAATAGATTGGGTGCCGATCTTTTCAGAAACCTTAAGGTTTATGCGGGACAGCAACACGGACAAGAAGCTCAAAAACCTACTGCAGTAAATTTAAAAGATATTAAATAATGGAAATAGTTCATAAAATAGGAAGAAGAAAAACTGCTGTTGCCAGGGTGTACCTTTCACAAGGAAATGGTACTATCACCATTAACAATAAAGATTTGAACGTTTATTTTCCAACTGCCACTTTGCAGTATAAAGTAAAACAACCATTTACACTTACCGATACTACTGACAATTACGATGTTAAGGTAAATGTTTACGGTGGTGGTATTACAGGACAGGCCGAAGCAATCAGGTTGGCCATTTCCAGAGCCATGTGCGAAGTGGATATTGAAAACAGGGCTACCCTTAAGCCAGAAGGTTTATTGACAAGGGATCCAAGAATGGTAGAGCGTAAGAAATTTGGTCAGAAAAAGGCCCGTAAGAAATTCCAGTTCTCCAAGCGTTAATCAAACGAATTTTCAAAGCATCCGTCCTCTGGCGGATGCTTATTTATATTTCTTGAGTGCCGGTCTACGTCCGGTATATTTATTAACAAGTTCATTGAAAGTCCAATTTTGGACACTTAAAAACCCTTTATTCACTTTAAAATAAAGGTAAATTAGTTTAGCATCTAAATGATAAAGGCTTTCCATAGTTTGGGATACCACTTTATCATTGCTATTTCATAAGAACGTAAACTAAATTTAAAATGGCGAAAGTCGAAGTAAAACAATTATTAGAAGCAGGTGTGCATTTTGGCCACCTAACCAGAAAGTGGAATCCGAACATGGCTCCTTACATCTACATGGAGCGTAATGGTATTCACGTAATCAATCTTTACAAAACAGTTGCAAAATTGGACGAGGCTAATGAAGCTTTGAGCAAAATTGCTGCTTCCGGAAGAAAAATTCTTTTCGTTGCCACTAAAAAACAGGCAAAGGACATTGTTGCTGAAAAGGCAGCGAACGTAAACATGCCCTACATTACAGAGAGATGGCCAGGTGGTATGTTGACCAACTTTGTAACTATCCGTAAAGCCGTTAAAAAAATGGCTTCCATCGATAGAATGAAGAAAGATGGAACTTTCAACACCCTATCCAAAAAAGAGCGTTTGCAAGTTGACCGTTTAAGGGCAAAATTGGAAAAGAACTTAGGTTCTATTTCTGAAATGACCCGTTTACCAGGTGCTTTGTTCATCGTTGATACTATGAGGGAACACATCGCCGTAAAAGAAGCTCAAAAATTGAACATTCCAATTTTTGCCATGGTGGATACGAACTCAGACCCAAGGGATGTTGATTTTGTAATTCCATCCAATGATGATGCCTCAAAATCCATCGAGATTATTATGTCTCAAGTAACCGAGGCCGTTGCCGAAGGTCTTGCTGAGCGTAAGTCTGAAAAAGCAGAATCTCCAGAAGGCAAGAAAGAAAAAGGATCCAAGAAAAAGGAAAAAGAAAATAAGGAGGATTTAAAACCTACCCCGGATAAAGTTGATACAAAACCTACACCGGTAGTTGATAAAGTTCCTAACGTAACCGTTGATGTAGAAGCAACTAAAGAAGCTGTTAAGGAAGATAAAAAAGCAGATTCTGCCGATGCTGATGATTTGACCAAAATTGAAGGTGTTGGACCAAAAGCCGCAGAGGCACTTTCCAATGCCGGATTGGACACGTTTGCCAAAGTTGCAAAAGCAGATGCGGATAAGATGAAAGAGATTTTGACCGAAGCCAGCTCCAGAATGGCCCATCTAGATCCAACTTCATGGCCAAAACAAGCCAAAATGGCCGCTGATGGAAAATGGGACGAGCTAAAGGAATGGCAAGACAGCGTTAAAGGCGGTGTTGAATAAAAGTACTTTTATACAAATTGATAATTGAACCTCCCTGTTTAGGGAATAAAAAACATAAATAATGGCAAAGATTACAGCCGCAGAAGTAAATAAATTAAGACAGACTACCGGAGCCGGAATGATGGATTGCAAAAAAGCCTTGGTTGAAGCCGAAGGTGATTTTGACAAGGCAATCGAAATCCTTCGCAAAAAAGGTCAAAAAGTTGCTGCAAATAGGGCGGACAGGGATTCCTCAGAAGGTGCAGCCATCGCGAAAGTTAATGATGACAATACCAGTGGGGTCATTATTTCCCTTAACTGTGAAACTGACTTCGTAGCCAAAAATGATTCCTTTGTTTCATTGGCCAACGAATTGGCAGATTTGGCCATAAACTATGATAATAAAGAAGATTTTTTGGCTGCTGATTTCAAAGGTATGTCCGTTCAGGATAAATTGACCGAACAGACCGGTGTTATTGGAGAAAAAATCGAAATTGGTGGATTTGAAAGATTAAGTGCCCCTTTCGTAGGCTCCTATATTCATGCAGGTAACAAAATCGCCGTTCTTACAGGTTTATCAGCTGCTGTTGATGGTGCTGATGTCGTTGCCAAGGACGTTTCCATGCAAGCTGCTGCCATGAACCCGGTAGCCTTGAACGAAGAAGGCGTTGACCAAGCGGTTATTGACAAAGAAATAGAAATCGCAAAGGACCAATTGCGTCAAGAAGGAAAGCCTGAGGCCATGTTGGACAACATCGCCAAAGGAAAATTAAAAAGATTCTTTAAGGACAATACTTTGGTTAATCAAGATTTCATTAAAGACAGTAAACAAAGTGTTGCTCAATATGTGAAATCTGTTGATTCAAACTTGGAAGTGACAGGATTTAAAAGAGTTGCTTTGGGTTAATCATCAGATTCAACCAAACATAAATAAAAATGCCGGGCGATTGCCCGGCATTTTTTGTTCCATACTTCTTTACTAATTTTTCAACCAATCATTTCTAAGTTTCTGAACCTCGCTAGAGCCATCTTCCATTGGAGTGATTTTATTTACAACAATGGTAGGTTTACCTACAGATCCTTCTACAGTAATGGTTTCCCCATCCCTCTCTAGTTCCATTGAAATGGTAGTATCCGGGGTCCATCCAAAACTTTGACCAATAATCGGTCTTATAGACTCCAAATTTATGTCTGTTCCATTGATGCTCTTAATAACATCCCCTCCTTGAACAC
This window of the Maribacter cobaltidurans genome carries:
- the rplM gene encoding 50S ribosomal protein L13; protein product: MDTLSYKTISANKSTVSKEWLLVDAEGETLGRLSSKVANLLRGKHKPSFTPHVDCGDNVVVINAEKIILTGNKWEDKTYQRYTGYPGGQRFTSAKELLSKNPAAIVEKAIKGMLPKNRLGADLFRNLKVYAGQQHGQEAQKPTAVNLKDIK
- the rpsI gene encoding 30S ribosomal protein S9; its protein translation is MEIVHKIGRRKTAVARVYLSQGNGTITINNKDLNVYFPTATLQYKVKQPFTLTDTTDNYDVKVNVYGGGITGQAEAIRLAISRAMCEVDIENRATLKPEGLLTRDPRMVERKKFGQKKARKKFQFSKR
- the rpsB gene encoding 30S ribosomal protein S2 — protein: MAKVEVKQLLEAGVHFGHLTRKWNPNMAPYIYMERNGIHVINLYKTVAKLDEANEALSKIAASGRKILFVATKKQAKDIVAEKAANVNMPYITERWPGGMLTNFVTIRKAVKKMASIDRMKKDGTFNTLSKKERLQVDRLRAKLEKNLGSISEMTRLPGALFIVDTMREHIAVKEAQKLNIPIFAMVDTNSDPRDVDFVIPSNDDASKSIEIIMSQVTEAVAEGLAERKSEKAESPEGKKEKGSKKKEKENKEDLKPTPDKVDTKPTPVVDKVPNVTVDVEATKEAVKEDKKADSADADDLTKIEGVGPKAAEALSNAGLDTFAKVAKADADKMKEILTEASSRMAHLDPTSWPKQAKMAADGKWDELKEWQDSVKGGVE
- the tsf gene encoding translation elongation factor Ts, which gives rise to MAKITAAEVNKLRQTTGAGMMDCKKALVEAEGDFDKAIEILRKKGQKVAANRADRDSSEGAAIAKVNDDNTSGVIISLNCETDFVAKNDSFVSLANELADLAINYDNKEDFLAADFKGMSVQDKLTEQTGVIGEKIEIGGFERLSAPFVGSYIHAGNKIAVLTGLSAAVDGADVVAKDVSMQAAAMNPVALNEEGVDQAVIDKEIEIAKDQLRQEGKPEAMLDNIAKGKLKRFFKDNTLVNQDFIKDSKQSVAQYVKSVDSNLEVTGFKRVALG